A single genomic interval of Bos javanicus breed banteng chromosome 8, ARS-OSU_banteng_1.0, whole genome shotgun sequence harbors:
- the HMGB2 gene encoding high mobility group protein B2 produces MGKGDPNKPRGKMSSYAFFVQTCREEHKKKHPDSSVNFAEFSKKCSERWKTMSAKEKSKFEDMAKSDKARYDREMKNYVPPKGDKKGKKKDPNAPKRPPSAFFLFCSEHRPKIKSEHPGLSIGDTAKKLGEMWSEQSAKDKQPYEQKAAKLKEKYEKDIAAYRAKGKSEAGKKGPGRPTGSKKKNEPEDEEEEEEEEDEDEEEEDEDEE; encoded by the exons atgggGAAGGGCGACCCCAACAAGCCGCGGGGCAAGATGTCTTCGTACGCCTTCTTCGTGCAGACCTGCCGCGAGGAGCACAAGAAGAAGCATCCCGACTCCTCAGTCAATTTCGCAGAGTTTTCCAAGAAATGTTCCGAGAGATGGAAG ACCATGTCGGCCAAGGAAAAGTCCAAGTTCGAAGACATGGCAAAAAGTGACAAAGCTCGCTACGACagggaaatgaaaaattatgtcCCTCCTAAAGGTgacaagaagggaaagaaaaaagatcccAACGCTCCGAAAAGGCCTcc ATCTGCCTTCTTCCTGTTTTGCTCCGAACATCGCCCAAAGATCAAAAGCGAACACCCTGGCTTATCCATTGGGGATACTGCAAAAAAATTGGGTGAAATGTGGTCTGAGCAGTCAGCCAAAGATAAACAGCCGTATGAACAGAAAGCAGCTAAGCTAAAGGAGAAATACGAAAAG GATATTGCTGCATACCGTGCCAAGGGCAAGAGTGAAGCGGGAAAAAAGGGCCCTGGCAGGCCGACAGGCTCCAAGAAGAAGAATGAACcagaagatgaggaagaagaagaggaggaggaagatgaagatgaggaggaggaggatgaagatGAGGAATAA